From the Nodularia sp. NIES-3585 genome, one window contains:
- a CDS encoding Uma2 family endonuclease codes for MAIATNRPIQQKALSFEEFLVSYRDDNRYELIDGDIFDLEPTGLHEEVAAFITTKVCVQIDQMRLPWFVLQRGLIRPANIGMTAFRPDVAVIDRHELTKEPIWSEQSILTLGSSIKFVAEVVSSNWQNDYARKVEDYATLGIPEYWIADYAGLGGVRHIGKSKQPTLSICTLANGEYEIQQLRGNQIVVSTTFPNLKLTAAEILKTF; via the coding sequence ATGGCGATCGCAACCAACCGACCAATTCAACAGAAAGCACTCAGCTTTGAGGAGTTTCTCGTCAGTTATCGTGACGATAACCGTTATGAACTTATTGATGGAGATATATTTGACTTGGAACCAACAGGCTTGCATGAAGAAGTTGCAGCCTTCATTACCACAAAGGTATGCGTCCAGATCGACCAAATGCGATTGCCTTGGTTTGTGCTTCAGCGAGGACTTATTCGCCCCGCTAACATTGGAATGACTGCATTTCGACCTGATGTGGCAGTTATCGATCGCCATGAGCTTACTAAAGAACCAATTTGGAGTGAGCAGTCAATTCTAACATTAGGCAGTTCAATTAAATTTGTAGCGGAAGTTGTGAGTAGCAACTGGCAAAATGATTATGCCCGTAAAGTTGAAGACTACGCGACTCTAGGCATTCCCGAATATTGGATTGCCGACTACGCTGGATTGGGAGGTGTTCGACATATTGGGAAGTCCAAACAACCAACTCTCTCTATCTGCACACTAGCAAATGGAGAATATGAAATTCAGCAATTACGAGGTAATCAGATAGTTGTTTCGACTACTTTCCCTAACCTAAAATTGACAGCCGCAGAAATTTTAAAGACTTTTTAA
- a CDS encoding GlsB/YeaQ/YmgE family stress response membrane protein, with amino-acid sequence MNLIAWAILGLLAGAIGKAIYPGTQGGGILSTMILGIIGAFVGGSLFTLLQTGTLQLTAAGLSIPGLFVAVLGSIIAIYLWGLFTSRRSV; translated from the coding sequence ATGAATCTTATTGCTTGGGCAATCTTAGGACTCTTGGCTGGTGCCATAGGTAAAGCAATTTATCCTGGTACTCAAGGTGGTGGTATTCTCTCAACAATGATTTTGGGTATTATCGGTGCCTTTGTTGGAGGTAGTTTATTTACACTACTACAAACGGGAACGCTGCAATTAACGGCTGCTGGTTTAAGTATTCCTGGTCTGTTTGTAGCAGTTCTCGGCTCAATTATTGCTATTTATCTGTGGGGACTATTTACCAGCCGTCGTAGCGTCTAA
- the purH gene encoding bifunctional phosphoribosylaminoimidazolecarboxamide formyltransferase/IMP cyclohydrolase — MARLALLSVSNKTGIVDLARRLVEEFDFDLISSGGTAQTLKDAGLPVTKVSDYTGSPEILGGRVKTLHPRIHGGILARRDIPQHLTDLENNQIRPIDLVVVNLYPFEETIAKPGVTLSEAVEQIDIGGPAMLRAASKNFAHLTVLCNPAQYEEYLQELGQNNGTASMEFRQKCALKGFSHTASYDQAIAAYLSQSSQDSLPQEYNLSGQQLQSLRYGENPHQPAAWYQSGTTPTGWVAATKLQGKELSYNNLVDLEAARRIIAEFTDTPAATVIKHTNPCGVAVGNTLVEAYQKAFNADSVSAFGGIVALNRPIDAATANELTKTFLECVVAPSCEPEAQEILAAKSKLRILTLADLSSGPQDTVKAIAGGFLVQAADDAQADTSKWQVVTARQPTPDELAELLFAWKVCKHVKSNAIVITSDRTTLGVGAGQMNRVGSVKIALEQAGAKAQGAILASDGFFPFDDSVKTAAAAGITAIVQPGGSLRDQDSINAANELGLVMVLTGIRHFLH; from the coding sequence ATGGCGCGTCTAGCACTGCTGAGTGTATCTAACAAAACTGGTATAGTTGACCTAGCTCGTCGCTTGGTCGAAGAATTTGACTTTGATTTAATCAGCAGTGGGGGAACCGCCCAAACCCTCAAGGATGCGGGGCTACCAGTGACAAAGGTTTCTGATTACACTGGTTCACCTGAAATTTTAGGTGGTCGAGTTAAAACCTTACATCCTCGCATTCATGGCGGAATTTTGGCGCGGCGAGATATTCCCCAACATTTGACTGATTTAGAAAATAACCAAATTCGCCCCATTGATTTAGTGGTAGTCAATCTTTATCCCTTTGAGGAAACTATTGCTAAACCTGGGGTGACATTATCTGAGGCTGTGGAACAAATTGATATCGGTGGACCGGCGATGTTACGGGCTGCATCGAAAAATTTCGCCCATCTTACAGTATTATGCAATCCAGCACAGTATGAGGAATATTTGCAGGAATTAGGGCAAAATAACGGCACTGCATCCATGGAGTTTCGCCAAAAATGTGCTTTAAAAGGTTTTTCTCATACTGCTAGTTATGATCAAGCGATAGCAGCTTATCTTAGCCAATCATCTCAGGATTCTCTACCCCAGGAATATAACCTTTCTGGGCAGCAATTACAATCTCTGCGTTACGGTGAAAACCCCCATCAACCTGCTGCTTGGTATCAAAGCGGAACTACTCCCACGGGATGGGTTGCGGCGACGAAATTGCAAGGTAAGGAACTGAGCTATAACAACTTGGTGGATTTAGAAGCCGCCCGCCGCATTATTGCGGAATTTACTGATACTCCTGCCGCAACAGTGATTAAACACACAAACCCCTGTGGTGTGGCTGTGGGTAATACCCTTGTGGAAGCATATCAAAAAGCTTTTAATGCTGATTCTGTTTCAGCTTTTGGGGGAATTGTGGCACTTAACCGCCCCATTGATGCAGCGACAGCGAATGAGTTAACTAAGACATTTTTAGAATGTGTGGTTGCGCCGAGTTGTGAACCTGAAGCCCAAGAAATTTTGGCGGCGAAATCTAAACTGCGAATTTTAACGTTAGCAGATTTGAGTAGTGGTCCCCAGGATACCGTGAAAGCGATCGCTGGTGGTTTTTTAGTCCAAGCTGCTGATGATGCTCAAGCTGATACCAGTAAATGGCAAGTAGTCACCGCACGTCAACCCACACCGGACGAGTTAGCCGAATTACTGTTTGCTTGGAAAGTTTGTAAACACGTTAAATCTAACGCTATTGTGATTACAAGCGATCGCACTACACTAGGTGTAGGTGCTGGTCAAATGAATCGCGTTGGTTCAGTTAAAATAGCTTTAGAACAAGCTGGCGCAAAAGCCCAAGGTGCAATTCTGGCCAGCGATGGATTTTTCCCCTTCGATGATTCCGTGAAAACAGCCGCAGCCGCCGGAATTACTGCCATTGTCCAACCAGGAGGCAGTTTGCGTGATCAAGATTCCATCAACGCTGCTAATGAACTAGGTTTAGTCATGGTCTTAACTGGTATCCGCCACTTTTTACACTAA
- the acsF gene encoding magnesium-protoporphyrin IX monomethyl ester (oxidative) cyclase yields MVKSLETPDPELLKPGIKAPVQETLLTPRFYTTDFEAVANLDISANEAELQAVVEELRADYNRHHFVRDEEFKQSWDHVEGEKRRAFIDFLERSCTSEFSGFLLFKELSRRLKTKNPLLADAFNYMARDEARHAGFLNKSMADFNLSLDLSYLTKHRTYTFFPPEWVIYTVYLSEKIGYWRYILVHRHMESNPEYQFYPLFRKFESWCQDENRHGDFFKALLRSQPKLWNNWQARLWVRFFLLTVFVTHTITVFERATFYEAIGIHPRKYNHRVIEETNNTSARAFPLILDTNHPQFFWRLEQCFLSTQRLTEIKQSHRSPFIKFWQKIPPMFAIISHMLRLYFIKPINAELTRATVH; encoded by the coding sequence ATGGTTAAGTCTCTCGAAACCCCCGACCCTGAATTACTGAAGCCTGGGATTAAAGCCCCTGTTCAGGAAACGTTATTAACGCCCCGGTTTTACACCACTGATTTTGAGGCGGTGGCAAATTTGGATATTTCGGCCAATGAGGCTGAGTTACAGGCGGTTGTGGAAGAGTTGCGTGCTGACTATAACCGCCATCACTTTGTGCGCGATGAGGAGTTTAAGCAATCGTGGGATCACGTTGAGGGCGAAAAACGCCGCGCTTTTATTGACTTTTTGGAGCGTTCATGCACTTCTGAGTTTTCGGGGTTTCTGCTGTTTAAAGAATTATCCCGCCGACTCAAAACTAAAAATCCTCTCTTGGCTGATGCCTTTAATTATATGGCACGGGATGAAGCCCGCCATGCCGGATTTCTGAATAAATCAATGGCAGATTTTAATCTGTCTTTAGATTTAAGCTACTTAACCAAACACCGCACATATACTTTTTTCCCGCCTGAGTGGGTAATTTACACAGTCTATCTCTCGGAAAAAATTGGTTACTGGCGTTATATTTTAGTCCATCGCCATATGGAGTCAAATCCTGAATATCAATTTTATCCCCTGTTCCGTAAATTTGAGAGTTGGTGTCAGGACGAAAATCGACATGGGGATTTCTTTAAGGCTTTACTGCGATCGCAACCAAAATTATGGAACAATTGGCAAGCGCGGTTGTGGGTGCGTTTCTTTTTGCTGACTGTATTTGTCACTCATACCATTACAGTATTTGAACGGGCGACATTTTATGAAGCCATTGGTATTCATCCACGCAAATACAATCACAGAGTCATTGAGGAAACAAATAATACCTCCGCACGAGCATTTCCTCTGATTTTGGATACTAATCACCCGCAGTTTTTCTGGCGGTTAGAGCAGTGTTTCCTTAGTACTCAGAGACTGACGGAGATTAAGCAAAGTCATCGTTCTCCATTTATCAAGTTCTGGCAAAAAATACCTCCCATGTTTGCGATTATTTCTCATATGTTGCGGCTTTACTTCATTAAACCCATTAATGCGGAATTAACACGCGCCACAGTTCACTAA
- the hemN gene encoding oxygen-independent coproporphyrinogen III oxidase, which yields MVFVLPSVKFDLDMIKKYDHPAPRYTSYPPATELSPEFTVTDFHGAIAASNYRKSPLSLYFHIPFCETACYFCGCNTVISRNKNIAKPYLEHLVREIKKMATLIDPDRKVLQIHWGGGTPNYLNQEQVKFLWKHITENFNIDPQAEISIEINPAYVDQDYIFFLRQVGFNRISFGIQDFNPQVQLAVNRVQPEELLFNVMAGIKAAKFDSVNVDLIYGLPHQTLQTFKETVKKTIQLDPNRIVVFNFAYVPWMKPAQKNIPEAALPQPQEKLEILKMTIEELTNSKYLFIGMDHFAKHNDELAIAQQNHTLQRNFQGYTTHAGTELLGFGATSISMLNDAYVQNHKQLKDYYQAIAADILPISKGIKLSQDDIIRRDVIMCIMSHFHLNKQDIEDKYHISFDEYFDHELQALETLAADELVKISTNQIEITDIGRLLVRNIAVIFDNYSQTKDKKFSRAI from the coding sequence ATGGTTTTTGTCTTGCCTAGCGTCAAATTTGATCTGGATATGATCAAAAAGTATGATCATCCTGCACCCAGATACACGAGTTACCCGCCCGCAACAGAATTAAGCCCAGAATTTACTGTAACTGATTTTCACGGTGCGATCGCCGCCTCCAATTACCGAAAATCTCCGCTGTCTTTATATTTCCATATTCCCTTTTGCGAGACTGCTTGCTACTTCTGCGGCTGTAATACAGTAATTTCCCGAAATAAGAATATTGCTAAACCTTACTTAGAGCATTTAGTGCGAGAAATCAAGAAAATGGCCACCTTGATTGATCCAGACAGAAAAGTTCTGCAAATTCACTGGGGTGGTGGTACACCTAATTATTTAAATCAAGAGCAAGTTAAATTCTTGTGGAAACACATCACTGAAAACTTTAACATTGATCCACAAGCTGAAATTTCTATTGAAATTAATCCCGCCTACGTAGATCAAGACTATATTTTCTTTCTTCGCCAAGTAGGGTTTAACCGCATTAGTTTTGGTATTCAGGATTTTAATCCCCAAGTACAATTAGCGGTGAATCGCGTCCAGCCAGAAGAACTACTGTTTAATGTTATGGCTGGGATTAAAGCCGCCAAGTTTGACAGTGTGAATGTAGACCTAATTTATGGTTTACCTCATCAAACCCTCCAGACATTTAAAGAAACAGTCAAAAAGACGATTCAATTAGATCCTAACCGCATTGTGGTGTTTAACTTCGCCTATGTCCCCTGGATGAAGCCAGCACAAAAAAATATTCCTGAAGCCGCATTACCTCAACCACAGGAAAAGTTAGAAATTCTCAAGATGACGATTGAAGAACTGACGAATAGTAAGTATCTATTTATTGGGATGGATCATTTTGCTAAACATAATGATGAATTAGCGATCGCGCAACAAAATCACACCCTCCAGCGCAACTTTCAGGGATACACCACCCACGCCGGCACAGAACTCTTAGGTTTTGGGGCGACATCCATCAGTATGCTCAATGATGCCTATGTGCAGAACCACAAGCAATTAAAGGATTATTATCAGGCGATCGCCGCAGATATTTTACCCATTAGTAAAGGGATTAAACTGAGTCAAGACGACATCATCCGACGAGATGTGATCATGTGCATTATGTCTCACTTTCATCTGAATAAGCAAGATATTGAAGATAAATATCACATCAGTTTCGATGAATATTTTGACCATGAGTTACAGGCATTAGAAACACTAGCAGCCGATGAACTCGTGAAAATATCAACCAACCAAATCGAGATTACAGATATTGGTAGATTACTTGTAAGAAATATCGCTGTCATCTTTGATAATTATAGTCAAACCAAAGATAAAAAATTTTCACGGGCAATTTGA
- a CDS encoding creatininase family protein — MHSFIPPERFFPYLTWTDIQAMPDKENVVIIQPVGAIEQHGPHLPLIVDAAIGVGVLGAALKKLDSSIPAYALPTLYYGKSNEHWHFPGTITLSTQTLTAIIMEMGESIYRAGFRKLVLMNSHGGQPQVMQMVARDLHIKYDDFLVFPLFTWRVPHITKELLTPKEATQGMHAGDAETSIMLAILPEQVKMDLAVAEYPPEPTQSTLLSLEGKLPVSWATRDVSKSGVIGDATTATKEKGDRILESVSNGWVQAIQDIYAFQLSQPR; from the coding sequence ATGCACAGCTTTATTCCCCCAGAACGGTTTTTTCCCTACTTGACTTGGACTGATATCCAGGCTATGCCGGATAAGGAAAATGTAGTAATCATTCAACCAGTCGGGGCGATTGAACAACATGGCCCTCATTTACCACTGATTGTTGATGCTGCCATTGGTGTAGGAGTTCTGGGAGCAGCCCTGAAAAAGCTGGATTCTAGTATTCCCGCCTATGCTTTACCCACTCTCTATTATGGTAAATCAAATGAGCATTGGCATTTTCCTGGAACCATTACTTTAAGTACCCAAACCCTGACAGCAATTATTATGGAAATGGGTGAAAGCATTTATCGGGCTGGGTTTAGAAAATTGGTGTTGATGAATTCCCACGGTGGACAACCCCAAGTTATGCAAATGGTCGCGCGGGATTTGCATATTAAGTATGATGATTTTTTGGTGTTTCCCTTGTTTACTTGGCGTGTGCCTCATATCACCAAAGAATTATTGACACCCAAGGAAGCAACCCAAGGAATGCACGCCGGAGATGCCGAAACTAGCATTATGTTGGCGATTTTGCCAGAACAGGTAAAAATGGATTTAGCTGTGGCTGAGTATCCACCAGAACCAACCCAAAGTACTTTACTGAGTTTGGAAGGTAAGTTACCTGTGTCTTGGGCGACGCGAGATGTGAGTAAAAGTGGTGTAATTGGCGACGCGACCACCGCAACCAAAGAAAAAGGCGATCGCATCCTGGAATCTGTCTCTAATGGTTGGGTGCAAGCCATTCAAGATATTTACGCTTTTCAACTATCCCAACCCCGGTAA
- a CDS encoding ROK family protein codes for MVEDYSSIRTLSVDIGGSGVKALVLDITGNAVTKRMRLETPQPAKPEMIIDAIAVLAADQGEFHRVSVGFPGVVRQGVTETAVNLYRDWIGFDLETALSQRLSKPVRVINDADMQGFGAVSGKGLELVITLGTGFGSALFIDGKLVPNMEMGHHQFRKGKTYEEQLGRAELEKIGDKRWNRRLEKAIASLQSLFNYDYLYIGGGEAVRVNIQLPLNVKLIPNITGLLGGIALWKD; via the coding sequence ATGGTTGAAGATTATAGTTCTATTCGTACCCTATCAGTTGATATTGGCGGTAGTGGTGTTAAAGCGCTGGTTTTAGATATTACAGGAAATGCCGTAACCAAAAGGATGCGTTTAGAGACACCCCAACCGGCTAAACCAGAGATGATCATTGATGCGATCGCAGTGTTAGCCGCAGATCAAGGTGAATTTCATCGCGTTTCTGTGGGTTTTCCCGGTGTAGTGCGTCAGGGAGTCACAGAAACCGCAGTCAACTTATATCGAGATTGGATTGGATTTGACTTAGAAACAGCATTATCACAACGTCTGAGCAAGCCTGTACGAGTGATTAATGATGCCGATATGCAAGGTTTCGGGGCAGTATCAGGTAAAGGTTTGGAATTGGTAATTACCTTGGGTACAGGGTTTGGTTCGGCTTTATTTATCGATGGCAAACTTGTACCAAATATGGAAATGGGACATCATCAGTTTCGCAAGGGTAAAACCTATGAAGAACAACTGGGACGCGCGGAGTTAGAAAAAATTGGGGATAAAAGATGGAACAGGCGTTTAGAGAAAGCGATCGCATCTTTACAAAGTCTGTTCAATTATGATTACCTTTACATTGGCGGCGGTGAAGCTGTCCGGGTAAATATCCAACTACCCTTAAATGTCAAACTCATCCCGAATATCACTGGTTTGTTAGGTGGAATTGCATTGTGGAAAGATTAG
- a CDS encoding 2TM domain-containing protein: MTAFEPKSLRSYSQEDVQRILQLAIARQADDQDKEFTYEQLLEIAKELDISPDSLNLAEIDWRSQHSEMQQRQAFNSYRIGRFKKRVGNYAIINSFLMMVDFVGGGGLTWSLYFLLFCGLTFGLDIWNTFQTKGEEYEMAFQKWYRKHQIKQTINTVVSKWFKALQI; this comes from the coding sequence ATGACGGCATTTGAACCAAAGAGCCTTCGTTCTTATAGCCAAGAGGATGTACAGCGAATTCTCCAGTTAGCGATCGCTCGTCAAGCTGATGATCAAGATAAGGAGTTTACTTATGAGCAATTGCTCGAAATTGCTAAAGAGTTAGATATATCACCCGATTCTCTAAATTTAGCAGAAATCGACTGGCGATCGCAACATAGCGAAATGCAACAAAGACAAGCTTTTAATTCCTACCGCATCGGCAGATTTAAGAAGCGTGTTGGTAATTATGCCATTATTAACAGTTTTTTGATGATGGTGGATTTTGTCGGTGGTGGCGGTCTTACTTGGTCATTGTACTTTTTACTATTTTGCGGCTTGACATTCGGGCTGGATATTTGGAATACCTTTCAAACTAAAGGTGAAGAGTACGAAATGGCTTTTCAAAAGTGGTATCGCAAACATCAAATTAAACAAACCATTAACACAGTTGTGAGTAAGTGGTTTAAAGCATTGCAAATTTAG
- a CDS encoding manganese catalase family protein, whose product MFYHKKEPIHAVNIGEADPRFAQLLLEQFGGATGELSAALQYWVQSFHVENAGIRDMLQDIALEEFGHLEMVGKLIEGHTKNMDQTEAYKSTLFAVRGMGPHFLDSQGSAWTASYLNEGGDVVRDLRANLAAEAGARQTYEELIKLATDQGTKDTLVHLLTREISHTRMFMKALDSLGKLNEPFFGNVQPDETVDIYYNLSTNGDGKDQRGPWNSEPAFKYIANPLEGKS is encoded by the coding sequence ATGTTTTACCACAAAAAAGAGCCGATTCACGCTGTAAATATTGGTGAAGCTGACCCTCGGTTTGCTCAATTACTGCTTGAGCAGTTTGGCGGAGCAACTGGAGAACTATCAGCAGCTTTGCAATATTGGGTACAATCATTTCATGTTGAAAATGCTGGAATTCGAGATATGCTCCAAGACATTGCTCTGGAGGAATTCGGCCACTTAGAAATGGTTGGTAAACTGATTGAAGGTCATACCAAAAATATGGATCAAACAGAGGCATACAAAAGCACTCTGTTCGCTGTCAGAGGAATGGGACCTCACTTTCTCGATAGTCAAGGAAGTGCTTGGACTGCCAGTTATTTGAATGAAGGTGGAGATGTAGTTAGGGATTTGAGAGCTAATCTGGCAGCTGAAGCGGGCGCTCGTCAGACTTACGAAGAACTGATTAAACTAGCAACAGATCAAGGAACTAAAGATACTTTGGTTCATCTCTTAACACGAGAAATTTCTCATACTCGAATGTTTATGAAAGCGCTTGATTCATTGGGTAAATTGAACGAGCCATTTTTTGGGAACGTTCAGCCTGATGAAACTGTCGATATTTATTACAACCTCTCGACAAATGGTGATGGAAAAGATCAGCGTGGCCCTTGGAATTCTGAGCCAGCATTCAAATACATTGCTAACCCGCTGGAAGGTAAATCTTAA
- a CDS encoding phosphoribosyltransferase, with amino-acid sequence MRFFDSLPNLFYLGFYCPKDSGYFNEYSNTILELKDQKEDSINFFLKEIRNFLSDEDISIATVPSGKSINQSSGIRELAKQLVKSYSKFTDAVFCLERFEDSNGDRTIEKHLKTIKVANSSVIKNKKVILMDDVLTTGTSIQACQKLLLEAGAKEIKVIVLGKTIRNVEDAHNCIDQEDEDEFLKETIDKINSDYYSICKFYEMEKDSLKEEINTAHITVEEWANYQHGYVDPDDDEEHNSIKEKSQEKHEIIDEIYNEKLSEIYENQEKEDLCYEHDIIMESEWYQYMVHEAHRVLEGDSCTCFSVDNPFVSYFQNWYFGTYCDLLIPLYFKV; translated from the coding sequence ATGAGATTTTTTGATAGTTTACCGAATTTATTTTATTTAGGTTTCTATTGTCCTAAAGATAGTGGGTATTTTAATGAATATAGTAATACCATCTTAGAATTGAAAGATCAAAAAGAGGATTCAATTAATTTTTTTCTTAAAGAAATTAGAAATTTTTTGAGTGATGAAGATATTTCAATTGCTACTGTTCCGTCTGGTAAATCCATTAATCAGTCTTCAGGCATTCGTGAGTTAGCTAAACAATTGGTCAAGTCATACTCTAAATTTACTGATGCAGTTTTTTGTCTTGAACGGTTTGAAGATTCAAATGGTGATCGAACTATAGAAAAGCATTTAAAAACTATTAAAGTAGCTAATTCATCAGTGATCAAAAATAAAAAAGTGATATTGATGGATGATGTATTAACCACAGGAACTTCTATTCAAGCTTGTCAAAAACTATTACTTGAAGCAGGAGCAAAGGAAATTAAAGTAATTGTCTTAGGAAAAACAATAAGAAACGTTGAAGATGCTCATAATTGTATTGATCAAGAAGATGAAGATGAATTTTTAAAAGAAACTATAGATAAGATTAATTCAGATTATTATTCGATATGTAAATTCTATGAAATGGAAAAAGATTCTTTAAAAGAAGAAATTAATACTGCTCATATAACAGTAGAGGAATGGGCTAATTATCAGCATGGATATGTTGATCCAGATGATGATGAAGAACATAATTCTATAAAAGAAAAATCTCAGGAAAAGCATGAAATAATTGATGAAATATATAATGAAAAGCTGTCTGAAATATATGAAAATCAAGAAAAAGAAGATTTATGCTACGAACATGATATAATTATGGAATCTGAGTGGTATCAATACATGGTACATGAAGCTCATCGAGTATTAGAGGGAGATAGTTGTACTTGTTTCAGTGTCGATAATCCTTTTGTTTCTTATTTCCAAAATTGGTACTTTGGTACTTATTGCGATCTCCTGATTCCTCTCTATTTTAAAGTTTAA